ATATTTATTACGCAACATATACAGCATATGATGGCAAAATCACATTCCCCCAACTCTTAGAAACCAGAGATTTTTTACACTTTAAAGTAAGCACACTCAATGGACCCGAAGTAAAAAACAAAGGTATGGCATTATTTCCAAGAAAAATTAATAATCATTATGCGATGTTGTCAAGACAAGACAATGAAAACATTTTCCTTATGTATTCTGAGGACCTCCATTTTTGGTACAACAAGGAATTGATTCTTAAACCAACTTACCCTTGGGAATTCATCCAACTTGGAAATTGTGGATCACCTATCGAATTAAATGAGGGTTGGTTGGTCATCAGTCATGGTGTGGGTCCAATGCGGAAATATTCCATTGGTGCTTTTCTGTTGGATAAATTAGATCCAAGGATCGTAATCGGAAGATTATTGGAACCTCTTCTCGTCCCAAATGAAAAAGAAAGAGAAGGTTACGTCCCTAATGTAGTCTATAGTTGCGGCAGTGCGATTAACGCAGGTGAGCTAATTCTACCATACGCAATGTCTGATAGGTCTATCGGTTTTGCAAAAATCAACCTAAAACAACTCATCAGTGAACTCACTAACAAAGAATAGGAAAATTAAATATGACCATAGAATCCAAAACCAATCAAATCCTTATTTGCCAAAGAAAGATCTTTGTATCAATGAACAGAATATCGGTATTATTCCAATGACATTTCCTGTAATCGGGATCGGTGCCTCTGCCGGTGGACTGGATGCATTAGAATTATTTTTTAAACATCTACCTATCGATACTGGTTATTGTTTTGTAGTGATCCTACACCTAGATCCAAATCATAAAGGTATGATTCCTGAAATCTTACAACGTTATACTTCAATACCAGTGATAGCTGCAGTCGATGGTGTAAAAGCAAAACCTAATACAGTTTATGTATTACCTTCAAACAAAACCATATCCATTTCCAATCGAGTTTTATCTCTATCGAAACCTTTAGAACAAAGGGGTCTACGCTTACCAATTGATTTGTTTTTTTCATCTTTAGCAAAAGATTTCAAAACAAAAAGTGTCGGGATCATTTTATCAGGGATGGGGACTGATGGAGGAATTGGACTTCAAACAATAAAAAAGGAAAACGGATTTGCATTTGTCCAAGACCCAGCAACAGCAAAATTTGATGGGATGCCTTTAAATGCAATTAAATCAGTCAATGTCGATTTAATTGCTTCACCGGAAGAATTAGCAATTCGGCTCGTATCCTTTTTAGATTCCCAATCTGAAATGAATCAATCTGATTTACCGCCTGAAGATTCTATAAAATCATTAAGGGTGATACAATCACTCTTAAAACAAAAATCAGGGCATGACTTTACAAATTATAAAAACAATACTTTATTTAGAAGAATAGAACGAAGATTAATTTTTCTAAATTTAGCCAATATACAAATGTACGAAAAATATGTTACAGAAAATCCAGATGAATTATTATTTTTATTCAAAGAAATTTTAATAGGTGTTACACATTTCTTCAGAGACAAAGAAGTTTGGGATAGAATTGAAAAACTAATAGTGGAAAATATTTTCGAAAAAACTTCTCAAGAAATAATTAGAATTTGGATCCCTGGTTGTTCGACAGGTGAAGAGGCATACAGCCTGGCAATTACCTTTTTAGAAGCTAAAATAAAAAATAAAAATTATCAAAGTTTTATTTTTCAAATTTTTGCTACTGACTTAGATGAGGAAGCAATTATCAAAGCAAGACAAGGACTTTACTCTAAAAATATTGAAAAAGATGTTTCCTCTAAACGACTCAATACTTTTTTTACGAAAGTTGAAGATGGATACCGAATCAATCCAAATGTAAGAGAATTAGTTGTTTTTGCAAATCACGATATCATAAAAGATCCTCCATTTACAAAACTAGACATTATATCTTGTCGCAATATGCTTATTTATATGGAGCCAAATTTACAAAAAAAAATATTAGGATTATTTAGATATTGTTTAAATCCAAATGGATACTTAATACTTGGGACAGCAGAAACCTTAGGCAACCAAACAATATATTTTAAAACCATTGATCCAAAATTAAGAATTTTCGAAAAAAATCAAGTTTCCATTAAAAATGAACCCATTGATTTTCCAACTTCTTTCAAATCAGAAAAAATCGCGAATTTTGAAATATCAAAAATGAAAGAATCAGAACCAAACATTCAAACGTTAACGAATGATATCCTGCTTCAAGAATATAGCCCACCAAGTGTTCTTACCAATGACAAAGGGGATATATTGTACATTACAGGAAAAACGGGAAAATACTTAGAACCTGCGGCCGGCAAAGCAGTATTGAATATTTTTGCAATGGCTAAAGAAGGATTGAAACACGAAATCACCATAGCATTTAGAAGAGCCCTAAAATCAACAAATCCCATCACACTAAAAAACTTAAAGATAAACTATAACTCCAGTATCGTATTAGCAGATGTAATCATTCGGAAAATAGAAAAACCCGATGTACTGTCTGGTTTAATTTTAATTGTTTTTGTTGATGTGCCAACTCTCATTCCTATATCTAAAGAAAGTCCAAAAGTAATAAAAAACAAATACCAAACACAAATGTTGGTCTTGGAAGCTGAACTTCAAAGAACTAAGGAAGAACTTCAGCTCACAATCGAAGAGATGCAAACATCGCAAGAAGAACTTAAATCGACGAACGAAGAATTGCAATCAACAAATGAAGAACTTCAATCTACAAACGAAGAAATAACTTCTTCCAAAGAAGAAATGCAAAGTTTAAATGAAGAATTACAAACTGTCAACGCTGAACTACAAACCAAAATTGATGAATACATTTCAATAACAAATGACTTTAAAAACTTATTAGATGGAACTGATATTGCTACGATATTTTTAGATAAGGAATTAAGAATCCGAAGGTTTACGAAACATGTAACTAGAGTATTTAACATGATACCTACTGACATCGGAAGACCAATCATGGACTTAGGTAGTAAACTAGATTATCCTGAATTCATTCAGGATGCACAAGAAGTATTAGATACCTTAATATTCAAGGAAGTTGAAATTCAATCTAGTGCAAAAATTTGGTATTTAGCAAAGATAATGCCCTATCGAACAGTAGATGATCGAATTCATGGACTCGTAATTACTTTCACAAACATAACCAAAACAAAGGAAATGGAATTTGCTTTAAGGAATACAAATGAAACTTTAGACATTCATTTAACGGAAGTACAAAACCTATTGTCCGAAAAAGAAATCATACTGAAAGAAGTTCACCATCGCATCAAAAACAACATGGGGACTGTATTTGGAATTTTAAATTTACAAGCTGATACAATCACCGATGAAACGATGAAAAATATCTTGGTAGATGCATCGTGTAGAATTCAAAGTATGATGACCTTGTATGATAAATTGTATCGATCTAGAAATACAACGGAAATTGATATTTCAGAATATCTACCTGATTTGATTGAAGAAATTATTAGCATCTTTCCAGAGGGCCATTTAGTTTCGAAAACGATCCAGTTAGATAAAATTGCCCTCAACTCAGATATGATTTCTACTTTAGGAATTATTCTGAATGAACTTGTCACCAATACTATGAAGTATGCATTTAAGAAATTTGCGAAAGGTGAAATTTCATTAGCGATCCATAAAGAAGAAAACCAAATCATATGTATTTATAAAGATAATGGAATCGGAATTCCAGAGAACATTAACTTTGAATCTTCCACAGGATTCGGTCTTGAATTATTAAGAATTCTTGTAAAACAATTAAGAGGAACAATTCATTTAGAAAGAAAAAATGGAACTGAATACACGATTCGTTTTCCTATGAGATACCTACCAAATACTTAAAACCTAAAACAACTAGATGTGAATCTACTTCTAAGTCATACAAAACGTTTGGTAATTGCCGACGCCACCTTGCTGGACTTCTTCTCCATAATCATAACCAAGTTCTTATATCCAGAAGCGAAGTCAAATATTCGTGACAGATTGTCCATTTTAGGAAGTAGGTCATCTTAAAGGTGAGTATATTTTAGACATACAATCGTAACTAAGACAACATATTTGACTTGGTTGGATTATCGATAAAGGTCGAGCATGTTTTCTGCGCGATTGCCCTTATAATTTAGCATCTCATATTTGTTGGATTTGAAATCGAATTCAAAGTGGTAACTAGCTTCCGCGTCGTTGTTTTCTCCCATGTAGTACATTGTAAAAGAAGATCCGTTTTCGATTTCTTCCCGTC
This sequence is a window from Leptospira ellinghausenii. Protein-coding genes within it:
- a CDS encoding CheR family methyltransferase, translating into MTFPVIGIGASAGGLDALELFFKHLPIDTGYCFVVILHLDPNHKGMIPEILQRYTSIPVIAAVDGVKAKPNTVYVLPSNKTISISNRVLSLSKPLEQRGLRLPIDLFFSSLAKDFKTKSVGIILSGMGTDGGIGLQTIKKENGFAFVQDPATAKFDGMPLNAIKSVNVDLIASPEELAIRLVSFLDSQSEMNQSDLPPEDSIKSLRVIQSLLKQKSGHDFTNYKNNTLFRRIERRLIFLNLANIQMYEKYVTENPDELLFLFKEILIGVTHFFRDKEVWDRIEKLIVENIFEKTSQEIIRIWIPGCSTGEEAYSLAITFLEAKIKNKNYQSFIFQIFATDLDEEAIIKARQGLYSKNIEKDVSSKRLNTFFTKVEDGYRINPNVRELVVFANHDIIKDPPFTKLDIISCRNMLIYMEPNLQKKILGLFRYCLNPNGYLILGTAETLGNQTIYFKTIDPKLRIFEKNQVSIKNEPIDFPTSFKSEKIANFEISKMKESEPNIQTLTNDILLQEYSPPSVLTNDKGDILYITGKTGKYLEPAAGKAVLNIFAMAKEGLKHEITIAFRRALKSTNPITLKNLKINYNSSIVLADVIIRKIEKPDVLSGLILIVFVDVPTLIPISKESPKVIKNKYQTQMLVLEAELQRTKEELQLTIEEMQTSQEELKSTNEELQSTNEELQSTNEEITSSKEEMQSLNEELQTVNAELQTKIDEYISITNDFKNLLDGTDIATIFLDKELRIRRFTKHVTRVFNMIPTDIGRPIMDLGSKLDYPEFIQDAQEVLDTLIFKEVEIQSSAKIWYLAKIMPYRTVDDRIHGLVITFTNITKTKEMEFALRNTNETLDIHLTEVQNLLSEKEIILKEVHHRIKNNMGTVFGILNLQADTITDETMKNILVDASCRIQSMMTLYDKLYRSRNTTEIDISEYLPDLIEEIISIFPEGHLVSKTIQLDKIALNSDMISTLGIILNELVTNTMKYAFKKFAKGEISLAIHKEENQIICIYKDNGIGIPENINFESSTGFGLELLRILVKQLRGTIHLERKNGTEYTIRFPMRYLPNT